The genomic DNA ATGATCTGCTCGAAGCTGCGGTGTTGAAGGAAATTCAGCAATGCTGCGACGGTGATCAAATTCCATTGGGTTTCACCGATGCGAACGGCTTGGAGGATCTGGTCCGTGCGCGAGACCATCAAGGAGTCGCAGCCCGGATGCCCGAGTTTCCACTCAAAGATTTTGAAGAACTCGTAAGTGAACTCTCAGAGAAACCATTCCTGCTGATTCTCGACCGAATTCAAGATCCCTACAACTTCGGTTCAATCCTGCGCTCAGCTGACCTGTTCGGAGTGGACGGCATTATCATCGGAGATCGTGAACAGGCAGGGATCTCTTCTCATGTCGTACGCAGTTCCTCCGGAGCGGTCAATTATTTGAACATCGCACAGGTCGAATCTCTTCCTGCAGCCGCGCAGCAACTCCAAAGTGCGGGTGTTCAACTGATCTCCGCGTCGGAGAAAGCCGAAACGTCTCCAGCTGAACTCGATCTGACACAAGGATCAGCGATCATCATTGGGAACGAAGGGGCAGGGGTTGCTTCGGAACTGATCGAGCAATGCACCACTCTCTGTGCCATCCCTCAAACCGGCCATGTCGATTCCCTCAACGCCGCCGTCGCAGCGGGGATCTTGTGTTATGAAGTTCAACGACAACGCCGCAGATCATGAGTATGGCCTCGAAAGCTACAGCAGGGCACTATCAAGGTGAGTGAAGTGTCGTTTTCTCGCAGACCAGTGATTTTGCGGGAAACATTGTGCCAGGTTTCAATTCTTCGGACAAAGAATTCAGAGGCTTTGTTGCTCAGCTGGCGTCGATTAAACTGATCTGTTGTCGAAGTCTGGAGCAAGCGGCAAAGCTTGTTGATCCTGCTTGTCGGGCTGAGTCACAACACTTTTTTCTCTGATTTGAATTATTGATCTATGCGTGCTGTCGTACAACGTGTTTCTTCTGCGAGTGTTACTGTCGACAATGAAATCGTCGGGAAGATTGACCGGGGATATCTCGTTTTACTGGGAATCACTACGGACGATACGCATGACGATGTCAATTACCTCGCCAACAAAATCATTGGCTTGCGAGTCTTCGAAGATGACGAGGGCAAAATGAATCTCGCTCTAGGAGATGTCGGCGGAAGCGTTCTCGCAGTCAGTCAGTTCACACTTTACGGTGATTGCCGAAAAGGTCGCCGCCCCAGTTTTATCGAGGCGGCCCGGCCTGAGCAGGCGAAACCATTGTACGAAAGTTTTGTCGCTGAGTTGCGAGCACAAGGGATCAGGACAGAGACCGGCAAGTTTCAGGAACACATGGATGTCGCGTTGGTCAACGACGGTCCAGTGACATTGTTTCTGGAGAGTCCGAAGCGGTCTTAAGCGTCGATATCGCCCCCCCGGTGAGTCATCTGGGGAGATCAACGACCACCCCAGATGCAACGAGGTCACTACAGGCCAACCGTGAACATGCTTTAGAGCAGTTTGCTCTGCCGTGTGCCCGTGAAGAACGCATTTCTCTAGGGAAAATACTGTTCGCCACGAGGAAGGTCCTGCAAACCAATTCGAAAGATACGCTAGTGAACATGCTTTTTTGAACCAGTCCGAAAACCTTTGGAATAGCCGCTTGTCCCAACGTTCGAGAGAGCAATATCAGGTTTCAGGACTAGTTCTTTAAATGACTGGGAGAGATCGATTCAATTCGTCTTCACTCAAAGCGACATCTCCGATTGGAACAAATTCGTTTTTATCGGGGTCAAAGGAAAAGACGTCGCCGGTTTCAAATTTATAGACCCAGCCGTGAAGCTTGAGGTCGCCACGACTGATCGCTGCCGCAACCGAGGGGTGCGTTTTCAGGCTTTTGAGTTGGACTAGCACGTTCTCACTGACCGTGAGGGTCAACCGCTTCTCAGGGTCGGTCAAGTGGCCGTAGTTCTCTTCAACAATTCGTCGAGTCGATTCAGCATGTTTAAGATACTCTTTAACGGCCGGCATCGATTCAACACAAGATGGGTTGAGGAGTCCCGTCATCGCTCCGCAGTGAGTATGACCACAAATGATAATGTCGCGAATATTGAGAGCCGTCACGGCGTATTCAATTGTGGCAGCCTCTCCGGCAAACACGGAACCATAAGGTGGGACAATATTCCCAGCTGTCCTTTGAATAAAGAGTTGTCCGGGTTTCGTTTGCGTCAGTAGACTGGGATCTATGCGCGAGTCTGAGCAGGTAATGAATAAGGCAAGCGGCGCCTGCCCCTCAGCCAAGGTTTCGAAAAGCTTCTGCCCCTTGCTAAACGCTTCTCTCTGAAATTTGTGAATCCCATCAACAAGTACTTGCATCTTATGAGTCCCGTCTATTCTCTCGGCTGGAATATGCATTTCATTGCAGATAGTCTGCAAACAATTGCAGTCCCACCGAGATCAGATTGTAGCTTTCTCGATTCTCGGCAACTGCGCAAGTACAAAAAAACGTTCTGAAATTTGTGAATTCCCCCGGAATTCTCACAAAGTTACTTAGATCATTCGAATTAAATCTCCATTCGGATTGAGATACGAGCGATGTGGCGCACCAGTTGCTGCTCTCATTTACTACGTAAGCCTTCCGAATTGGACATAGTCTCTCTTGAGCCTCGGATGGACCCGAAATTCAAGACGCCTAGGAGGGCACAACGTGCCGGCTGCAAATATCGTAGAAGTATCAGGCTTCCATCCTGACCAGGCTACCGATCCGTCTCGGATTCGGCAGCAGGTTGAACATGGTGCACATTTACTGCCGACCCAGGGACCTATTGAGGTCTTCGTCCATCACAACACACTTCATGCACTTGAAAGTCTTCCATTTCATGAAGCTGTGAAGGCTGGGTACGCCCGATTCGGGGCCGAACCATATCTCCCGGAGCAGGAATATCGCCGCCTATTGCAAGAGGGGAGGATTCAGGATGATGACCTCGAAGCGGTCGTCATTGAGGATCTGTCGGGACAAAATCGCGAATGGATTGATGGGCTCGGAACGCGCGAGCAAATTCGCCTGGCGATGCTCCGGCATCCTCTCCTTGTCGGACCCGACGCAGAGTTACGATGGATCGTCGCAGAGACTGATGCTCTTGACCGGTTTCGCCCGGAAGTCTCACAGGAGTCTCGCTTACGAATTCTCGCAGGAACGCGAACCTGGATTCAGGATTCACTTGCGAACGATTTGAACCTCCCTGATGAACTGACTGAGTTGTTCTCGAAGTTTGGTCGCAACGCTTCGAAATGGAATGATGCAGCATGGGAATCGTTGACTCTTCACCTTCTCTGGTGGGCCTGCCGAAATGGAGTCCAGTCTTGCCCTGTCGCTTCAAGCCCGGCCAATTCCCTTCGCCCTCGCGACCTACTGCTGCATGCAACAGGTCTCGACACCGACAGGTACGTCGACGATGTTCTGATTCGTTTCAGCACCGCGTATGTCGATCAGGGCTACTCCGATTGGATTCTCCCCAATCGCAACGAGGGATTCTTTGAGTCGTTCGTGACGCTCTATTCTGACAAGTCACCTGGGTTAAGCCGGTGGATGCGAGGACTGTCGGAAGAACTCACAAATCTGAACCGAAATGGGACCACCCCCGAGGAATCAATCGAAGCGAGTCTTCGTGAGTTGGAAATCGCAGAAGCTGATCAGCAGGAGTTCATCACACAATCCTTGATGAGTCTGCGGGGCTGGGCGGGTATGATTTGGCAGCTTGAATCGGGTGTTGACTGGGTTGTGCATTCCATTCCCAAAGGTTCGCTTGTCGGGATGCTGGCTGCTCAGTTGATTTTGGAGAAGCATGCAATTCGACACATCGGAGAAGAGGATTTTGGTGAAGCAAACTCGATTTCCACAATTCTGCAATTAGCACAAGAATCTCTCGCTCGACGAATTCCACTCAATGTTGAACGGCGTGCCTTTCTGCTGTTTCAGACTGCCCAAATGTTAGGTTGGCAGCCTCAGCAGTTGATGTCGTTATCAAAAGCAGATTGGCAGCGACTCGCCGAAGAGATCGACAGCTTCTCCGGGATCGAACGACGCCGAATTTACCACGAAGCATACGAACTGAAATATCGGCACGCTGCTCTGGACGCTTTCGCGGAGCATGCATCGCGCCGCAAGAATATTGCCGCCCCTTGGGGCTCTCAAAGGCCCAGGTTCCAGATTGCCACCTGCCTTGACGACAGGGAAGAATCGTTTCGTCGACACCTCGAAGAAGTCGAACCGATGTGCGAAACCTTCGGGGTGGCCGGCTTCTTTGCGATTGCCATCTATTATCGTGGTGCAGCCGATGGATTCTACAAACCGTTATGTCCCGCGGTCATCACGCCGGATCATTATGTTCAAGAAGATGTTGGGTATTCATTCGAGGGAATCCATCGGGAGAGGGCCGAGTTGCGTCGCAAAATCGGCTTGGTCAGGCGTGCATTTCATACACGCAGCCGAACTTTTCTCGGGGGGATCGCTGCTGGCATCGTTGGTTCACTCGCCACAGTCCCTTTAGTGGCCCGCGTACTGTTTCCTCATCTGACGTCTCGAATTCGTCGTCGTTTCGGGTCGCTGCTGCAACCTCCTCCGGTTACGAGGTTGCAACTGGAAAGGTACGCAGACGACCCCGGCCCGGAAAACGGGCACATCGGTTTTACCATTGATGAAATGGCAAATGTTGTTGTGCGACTTCTCCAGGATATGGGAGTGACCACCCCGAATGCGTTCTCGCGAATGTTCATTATTTGTGGTCATGGATCTTCGAGCCTGAACAACCCTCATGAATCGGCTTACTGTTGCGGGGCATGTGCCGGAAAACGAGGTGGTCCCAACGCCCGCGCATTTGCTGAGATGGCGAATGACTGGCGGGTTCGAGCGAAAGTTGCAGAGCAGGGAATTCAAATCCCGGACGACACATTTTTTGTCGGAGCCTACCACAATACTTGCGATGACTCTGTCGTCTTTTATGACCTCGACCGCTTACCCGGTTCGCATCGCGATGATTTCGAATCGGCACGTGAATCGATCGAGACTGCCCGGCGGAGAAATGCTCATGAACGTTGTCGTCGCTTCGATTCCGCACCGCTTTCACTGACACCGGACGAAGCTCTACGCCACGTGGAAGCCCGTGCACAGGACATCTCTCAGGTCCGCCCAGAATACAACCACGCAACCAATACGCTTTGCGTTGTCGGTCGCCGTGACTGGACTCGCGGGTTGTACATGGATCGCCGAGCATTTGTGACAACCTACGATCCGACTCAGGATGACGCAGAACATTCAATCCTGCTTCGGATTCTCGCCGCTGCCATTCCAGTCTGTGCCGGCATCAACCTCGAATACTACTTCTCGCGAGTTGACACAACGGCTTACGGATCTGGATCGAAACTGCCGCACAACATTGCTTCACTTCTTGGGGTTATGGAAGGGACATCGAGCGACTTGCGGACAGGACTGTATCAGCAGATGGTCGAAATTCATGATCCTCTCCGAATCCTGTTTGTGATCGAAACGACTCCCGAGGCAATGTTGTCAATTATCGAACGTAATGAAACGATCGGTCGTTTGTGCCGAGGTAGCTGGGTTCACCTGGCGACTATAGATCCTGAAACGAGTGATATTCAGATCTATCGCGATGGAGAGTTTGAAACATACGAAACCAATGGAAACGAATTGTCTGAAGCCGACTCCTCCCTGGCATGCTATCACGGTTCACGTGAGCATCTTCCGTTCTCCTCGATTCGAGAAACGGAGTCTGTTCAATGACTGTAGCATCGACATTGCAATTTTTAGGTCTGGTGGTCGTGGCAAGCCCTGCACTCTTATTGGCATCATTAGGGCTTCCGATGTTGCTGGGATGGAATCTGAGCGAACGAACCCAGGCCCGTTTGACGAAAACGAGTGTCTCGGTTGGGCTTGTCGCAGCGGTCTCGATCCTCTGCTTGATGGTGGTCTCCGGTTCGCGACATGTGCCGATTGAACTCGGCAACTGGGCTTCGATTGAACCGGAACATTTCCACTTCCATTTGAAGTTCGTCTTTGATCGCCTGTCCGTTCCGTTTGCCATCCTTTCATTTGTGCTGTGTGGAACAGTCGGAGCTTTCTCGACCATCTATTTACATCGCGAAAAAGGTTACCGCCGTTTCTTTTTGCTCTACGCATTATTTTTAGCCGGGATGATTGTTTCAGCACTGGCAGGAACGATTGAGACCCTGTTCTTTGGCTGGGAACTCGTTGGACTTTCATCAGCATTGCTCGTGGCATATTTCCACGAACGGCCTGGTCCAGTCAGAAATGGGCTTCGCGTTTGGACAACATATCGCTTTGCCGACGCGGCATTTCTAATTGCTGCCCTGGCAATGCACCACTTCACCGGAGCAGGTGATTTCGATCGGTTAATGGGTTCCGGTCCCTGGCCCGATGGGGTTGCCGCGATTGGTTCCTGGCAAGCCTTGGCGGTCGGTTCTCTGCTACTTCTCGCCGCAGCTGGGAAATCGGGAATGGTCCCATTTTCAGGTTGGCTTCCGCGAGCTATGGAGGGGCCAACGCCATCGAGTGCGGTGTTCTATGGAGCCTTGTCGGTCCACTTAGGAACTTATCTTTTATTGCGGGTCAGCCCGCTGTTAGAAGTCTCCCTGCCGTTACGGATCGCAGTGATCGCTCTGGGACTAGTTTCAGCGATCTTCGGGGCGCTGGCATCTCGTGTTCAAGGTGATGTCAAAAACGCTCTGGCGTTCGCATCACTCACACAAGTTGGAATCATTACCGTAGAGATCGGTCTCGGCCTGAGATACATAGCTTTGATTCACATGATCGGACATGCCTGCTTGCGAACACTGCAACTGCTGCGAGCTCCATCGGTTTTACGCGATCACCAGACGTACGAGGACGCAGTGGGTCGCAGATTGACCGGTGATACGGTGAACCCACCGCGAACTGCGACGAAGTTTCAGGTCAGCCTGTACCGCTTCGCTCTGGAACGTGGATACCTCGATGCGATGTTAGATGACTGGATTGTTCGACCATTTGTGAAGACCTTTCGCTTCTTCGATTCACTGGAACGACGCTGGACCAATTATCTTTCTGGAGGAGAGTCACGTGAATCGGACCGGCTGGCGCCGTATGGTGATTCGCTGGAGGACGTCGTCTAATGTCGGAACTCCATCTACCCTGGCTTGAACTCTCTGTGTTACTTCCGTTGGTGGGAGCGATTTGGGTTTCACTACTCAAAAATCGTGACCGTGCGAGGAAGCACAGCATTGCAGTCTGCGGTCTCACACTGATCTGCGCGCTCGGTGAATGGATTGATTTCTCTTCACTTGGAACTTTTGCAGCTCACGATCACTGGGATGTGCTCCAGCTGATTTTTCATCGCGATGTTTTTGTGATCGATGAACTTAGCGCTCCGTTACTTCCGTTGGGAGCACTTCTCTATTTCACGACAGTCATGACCACTTTGCGAACGAAGCTCAATCGCTTCTCGCTTGGCTGGACACTATTTTCCGAATCTGTCTTGCTCGCCACACTGACCTGCCGACATCCATGGCTGATCATCCTGTTGCTTGCAGTGGCGGTCGTTCCTCCCTGGGTGGAGCTACGGAAAAGACAGCAGTCCACTCGTATTTTCTCACTCCACATGGGACTGTCGCTAGGCTTGTTGGCGATTGGTCAATTCTTCGTCGGCGACAATGCGTCCGCTTCAAATCCGTCGATCTTTGCAGGGTGTCTGCTCACTGCAGGAGCCTTGATCCGAAGCGGCATCTGTCCGCTGCACTGCTGGATGTCCGACTTGTTTGAGAAAGCGACTTTCGGCACCGCGTTGTTATTCGTCACACCGATGACCGGTGTTTATGCCGTCATGCGACTGGTGTTTCCGATTGCTCCGGAGTGGGCACTGCAATGCATTGCCATTCTGTCACTGACGACGGCTGTTTACGCAGCCGGGATGGCTCTCGTGCAACATGACTCTCGACGATTCTTCTGCTATTTGTTTTTGAGCCACTCTTCGCTTGTGTTGGTCGGACTTGGATTGGTCACGCCGATTGGACTGACCGGAGCGTTGTGCGTTTGGTTGTCCGTGGGGATCTCTCTTCTCGGCTTCGGGCTTGCATTGCGAAGCGTTGAGGCCCGCACAGGACGCTTAACGCTGGAGAACTTCCATGGCTTGTATGAGCACACTCCTTTTTTCGCCGGGATGTTTTTGCTCACCGGATTAGCATCAATTGGATTTCCGGGCACGATCGGGTTCATTGGAACTGAACTCCTGATGGAAGGAGTTGTTGAAATCTTCCCGCTGGTTGGACTGGCAATTGTTTTAGCTGCCGCATTAAACGGAATCGCCGTCGTCAAGGCGTACTTTCACGTCTTCACCGGAACGCGACACCACCCTTCAATCTCAATGAGTTGTCGCCCCACAGAACGCATCACCGTTTTGATTGTCGTCGTGTTGATTATCGGCGGGGGACTCGCTCCTCAGCCCGGAATTCATTCGCGCTATCATGCTGCCAACATGTTAATTCGTCTGCGCGAGCCGGTTCCTCAACCACACAACGCAGCGGCCATCAAGAACGAACTCGCAATAAGTCCGCAGACAACTCTCCTCACCGAAACCCCAAAACGCAAATCGAACAATGACTGACCAACTCGACCTTGACGATATTCCCCGTGGAGGACCTCAGGGATTCGTGAAATACTTCAAACACGATCTTACCTCGGGGCTGCTCGTCTTTCTTCTGGCATTGCCATTGTGTCTCGGGATTTCAGTGATGTCTGGCTATCCCCCCATTGCGGGGATCTTCACAGCCATCATCGGGGCGATCTTGACGACGTTCATCAGCAACAGCGAATTGACAATCAAAGGACCGGCAGCCGGATTGATTGTCATTGCGATCGGCTGCGTCGAAGACTTTGGTGGGAACGGGGTGACGGGGGGCTGGGTGGACGCGGACATGACAGCGTACAAAGCTGCTCTGGCTGTGGGGGCAGCGGCTGCAATCATTCAGATTTTGTTCGGTCTATTTCGAGGCGGTATTCTGGGCGAGTTCTTCCCAATTTCAGTCGTTCATGGAATGCTGGCGGCGATTGGTTTCATCATCATTATCAAACAGATTCCCGTGGCACTGGGAGTGACCGCCGTAGGGGAACCACTCGAAATGCTTCGAGAGATTCCACATTACGTTGCTGAAGCGAACCCGGCGATTGCTGCAATCGGGATTGTCAGCATTCTCATCATGTTTTCGTGGCCCCTGGCCGGCAATCGCGTGAGCATCTTGAAAAAGATTCCGTCGCCGATGATCGTCCTGCTTGTCACCATTCCGATGGGGCTCGGGTTTGATTTACTTCACCCACACTCCTACACCCTGCAAGGCCACGAGTATCAACTTGGCGAGCGGTTTCTTGTCAAAATGCCTGATCGCATGTTCGGAATGTTTGACGATATCACCACGCCTGACTTCGCAGTGCTCACTCAATTGAAAGCCTGGAAGTGGGTGACGATGTTCTTCATCATCGGAAGTCTCGAGTCGCTTTTGAGTGCCAAGGCGATCGATCTGCTCGACCCGTGGAAACGCAAAACAAACATGAACCGCGACGTTCTCGCTGTCGGAGTCGGGAATTTGTGTACGTCTATGGTGGGCGGACTACCGATGATTTCCGAGATCGTTCGCTCGAAGGCAAACATTGACAATGGTGCCCGAACACGTTTTGCCGATCTGTGGCACGGAATCTTTCTCTTAGCCTGCGTCGCTTTAATCCCGAACATTCTACATGAAATTCCGCTCGCAGCCTTGGCTGGCATGCTGGTCTACACCGGTTATCGACTGGCGCATCCCACGGAATTTATCCATGCCTATCAGATCGGCAAGGAACAGCTCGCTGTCTTCGTAACGACACTCATCGTCGTACTTGCAACCGATCTGCTGATTGGAGTCGCGGCAGGAATTGCTTTGAAAATCATCATTCATATCGGGAATGGGGTGCCTGTCAAATCGTTGTTCAAACCGTGCATCGAAGTTCAAGAGGTTGATGAAAAGACGAGGCTGATCCTTGCTCGAGAATCTATTGTCTTCTGCAACTGGATTTCGTTTCGAAATCAAATTGAAAAGATTGGGCTCTCCCAGAATCGGAATATGATCATTGATGTTTCCGAAACAAAATTCGTCGATCATAGTGTGATGAAAAAACTCCAGGAAATGCAGCGTGATTTCGAACAGGAAGGACTCACGTTTGAAGTTCGTGGCTTTGAATCCCTGCAACCACTTGCAGCGAATGCTCATGCC from Thalassoglobus polymorphus includes the following:
- the rlmB gene encoding 23S rRNA (guanosine(2251)-2'-O)-methyltransferase RlmB — protein: MVGKKRKKRRSKSTLGNHQRGWLWGRHAVLETLRAGRWRPYELLVCDDLLEAAVLKEIQQCCDGDQIPLGFTDANGLEDLVRARDHQGVAARMPEFPLKDFEELVSELSEKPFLLILDRIQDPYNFGSILRSADLFGVDGIIIGDREQAGISSHVVRSSSGAVNYLNIAQVESLPAAAQQLQSAGVQLISASEKAETSPAELDLTQGSAIIIGNEGAGVASELIEQCTTLCAIPQTGHVDSLNAAVAAGILCYEVQRQRRRS
- the dtd gene encoding D-aminoacyl-tRNA deacylase: MRAVVQRVSSASVTVDNEIVGKIDRGYLVLLGITTDDTHDDVNYLANKIIGLRVFEDDEGKMNLALGDVGGSVLAVSQFTLYGDCRKGRRPSFIEAARPEQAKPLYESFVAELRAQGIRTETGKFQEHMDVALVNDGPVTLFLESPKRS
- a CDS encoding carbonic anhydrase, coding for MQVLVDGIHKFQREAFSKGQKLFETLAEGQAPLALFITCSDSRIDPSLLTQTKPGQLFIQRTAGNIVPPYGSVFAGEAATIEYAVTALNIRDIIICGHTHCGAMTGLLNPSCVESMPAVKEYLKHAESTRRIVEENYGHLTDPEKRLTLTVSENVLVQLKSLKTHPSVAAAISRGDLKLHGWVYKFETGDVFSFDPDKNEFVPIGDVALSEDELNRSLPVI
- a CDS encoding DUF2309 domain-containing protein, which gives rise to MPAANIVEVSGFHPDQATDPSRIRQQVEHGAHLLPTQGPIEVFVHHNTLHALESLPFHEAVKAGYARFGAEPYLPEQEYRRLLQEGRIQDDDLEAVVIEDLSGQNREWIDGLGTREQIRLAMLRHPLLVGPDAELRWIVAETDALDRFRPEVSQESRLRILAGTRTWIQDSLANDLNLPDELTELFSKFGRNASKWNDAAWESLTLHLLWWACRNGVQSCPVASSPANSLRPRDLLLHATGLDTDRYVDDVLIRFSTAYVDQGYSDWILPNRNEGFFESFVTLYSDKSPGLSRWMRGLSEELTNLNRNGTTPEESIEASLRELEIAEADQQEFITQSLMSLRGWAGMIWQLESGVDWVVHSIPKGSLVGMLAAQLILEKHAIRHIGEEDFGEANSISTILQLAQESLARRIPLNVERRAFLLFQTAQMLGWQPQQLMSLSKADWQRLAEEIDSFSGIERRRIYHEAYELKYRHAALDAFAEHASRRKNIAAPWGSQRPRFQIATCLDDREESFRRHLEEVEPMCETFGVAGFFAIAIYYRGAADGFYKPLCPAVITPDHYVQEDVGYSFEGIHRERAELRRKIGLVRRAFHTRSRTFLGGIAAGIVGSLATVPLVARVLFPHLTSRIRRRFGSLLQPPPVTRLQLERYADDPGPENGHIGFTIDEMANVVVRLLQDMGVTTPNAFSRMFIICGHGSSSLNNPHESAYCCGACAGKRGGPNARAFAEMANDWRVRAKVAEQGIQIPDDTFFVGAYHNTCDDSVVFYDLDRLPGSHRDDFESARESIETARRRNAHERCRRFDSAPLSLTPDEALRHVEARAQDISQVRPEYNHATNTLCVVGRRDWTRGLYMDRRAFVTTYDPTQDDAEHSILLRILAAAIPVCAGINLEYYFSRVDTTAYGSGSKLPHNIASLLGVMEGTSSDLRTGLYQQMVEIHDPLRILFVIETTPEAMLSIIERNETIGRLCRGSWVHLATIDPETSDIQIYRDGEFETYETNGNELSEADSSLACYHGSREHLPFSSIRETESVQ
- a CDS encoding proton-conducting transporter transmembrane domain-containing protein — its product is MTVASTLQFLGLVVVASPALLLASLGLPMLLGWNLSERTQARLTKTSVSVGLVAAVSILCLMVVSGSRHVPIELGNWASIEPEHFHFHLKFVFDRLSVPFAILSFVLCGTVGAFSTIYLHREKGYRRFFLLYALFLAGMIVSALAGTIETLFFGWELVGLSSALLVAYFHERPGPVRNGLRVWTTYRFADAAFLIAALAMHHFTGAGDFDRLMGSGPWPDGVAAIGSWQALAVGSLLLLAAAGKSGMVPFSGWLPRAMEGPTPSSAVFYGALSVHLGTYLLLRVSPLLEVSLPLRIAVIALGLVSAIFGALASRVQGDVKNALAFASLTQVGIITVEIGLGLRYIALIHMIGHACLRTLQLLRAPSVLRDHQTYEDAVGRRLTGDTVNPPRTATKFQVSLYRFALERGYLDAMLDDWIVRPFVKTFRFFDSLERRWTNYLSGGESRESDRLAPYGDSLEDVV
- a CDS encoding proton-conducting transporter transmembrane domain-containing protein, translated to MSELHLPWLELSVLLPLVGAIWVSLLKNRDRARKHSIAVCGLTLICALGEWIDFSSLGTFAAHDHWDVLQLIFHRDVFVIDELSAPLLPLGALLYFTTVMTTLRTKLNRFSLGWTLFSESVLLATLTCRHPWLIILLLAVAVVPPWVELRKRQQSTRIFSLHMGLSLGLLAIGQFFVGDNASASNPSIFAGCLLTAGALIRSGICPLHCWMSDLFEKATFGTALLFVTPMTGVYAVMRLVFPIAPEWALQCIAILSLTTAVYAAGMALVQHDSRRFFCYLFLSHSSLVLVGLGLVTPIGLTGALCVWLSVGISLLGFGLALRSVEARTGRLTLENFHGLYEHTPFFAGMFLLTGLASIGFPGTIGFIGTELLMEGVVEIFPLVGLAIVLAAALNGIAVVKAYFHVFTGTRHHPSISMSCRPTERITVLIVVVLIIGGGLAPQPGIHSRYHAANMLIRLREPVPQPHNAAAIKNELAISPQTTLLTETPKRKSNND
- a CDS encoding SulP family inorganic anion transporter, which gives rise to MTDQLDLDDIPRGGPQGFVKYFKHDLTSGLLVFLLALPLCLGISVMSGYPPIAGIFTAIIGAILTTFISNSELTIKGPAAGLIVIAIGCVEDFGGNGVTGGWVDADMTAYKAALAVGAAAAIIQILFGLFRGGILGEFFPISVVHGMLAAIGFIIIIKQIPVALGVTAVGEPLEMLREIPHYVAEANPAIAAIGIVSILIMFSWPLAGNRVSILKKIPSPMIVLLVTIPMGLGFDLLHPHSYTLQGHEYQLGERFLVKMPDRMFGMFDDITTPDFAVLTQLKAWKWVTMFFIIGSLESLLSAKAIDLLDPWKRKTNMNRDVLAVGVGNLCTSMVGGLPMISEIVRSKANIDNGARTRFADLWHGIFLLACVALIPNILHEIPLAALAGMLVYTGYRLAHPTEFIHAYQIGKEQLAVFVTTLIVVLATDLLIGVAAGIALKIIIHIGNGVPVKSLFKPCIEVQEVDEKTRLILARESIVFCNWISFRNQIEKIGLSQNRNMIIDVSETKFVDHSVMKKLQEMQRDFEQEGLTFEVRGFESLQPLAANAHAAHKRGLAGMRRLTIVADEDLEQWLEEQIVGFGATGFTSLPCRGIGRSELEQGVASTNSKVRIEVVIPQFVCEDVVTFLRTEVLPQHRVTACVESVEVIRRDQFEVLSSEEHS